GCACAAATCGGATCGACCCCGCCTGGGCGTATGCCATGCGGCCTGCTGCCCAGCGATGGCTCGAGACCTTGAAGGGCTGGAAGCAGGTGGAACGGGATACGCTATCCCGCGCAGGCGCCGGGGACATCGATGGCGCCCGCGCGGCGCTGCAGGCATACCTCGCCTCGGCGCCCGCCTTTATGCGGGGTCCGGCCAAGCGCGCGGAGGAGCGCATTGCCGCCAAGGAGGAGGAGATGCGCGCCGAACTTGAGGCAAGGCGCGAACGCGAGCGTCTCTCGGTCATCCAAAAGGATTTCGATGCCATCGACGCGTGGCTGGCGGAACAGACGCCGCTCATCATGCAACAGAAGGATTTCCGCCGCGTCGCAAATGCGGCGCGCGACCTCGCCGGACGAATGCAGACGGAGGAGGGGAAGGCGCAGGCGGGAATCATTCTCGAACATGCCGAGCGGCTTCAGCAACTTCGCGACATCCTCGGCCGCGAACTGCGCGACGCGCCATACAACCGGCCCGACCGCGAGCTGGGCGGAGAGGCGGTTGGTGCAACGGCCCTCGGGCTCCGCGTCGCGGTGCCGGGCCGCGGCACGATCTTGCGTCCGTGGGAGCAGGTCAGCCCGCGGCTGTTCGTTCTGCTCGGCCGACATCTCGCAGATTCAGTGCCGCGTTCCGCCGAAGAGAAGGCAGACCTGTATCTCTCGCTGGCGATCGCCAGCGCCTATTTCGGCGCCTATGAACCCGCGTCGGCGTTGTTCCAACAGGCGCTTGAAACCCACCCGCCAATCGCGTCCGCCGCGCACCGTTTGCTGCCCGGCTCCGCGCCTCCGGCCAACTGAGGGAGTCCAACCATGGATGGCGATTTGTCTTCCCGGCGCTGCGCACCCTGCGAGGGGGGTGTGTCGCCGCTTACCCCTTCTCAAATTGAGGAGCTGCTGGCCCGAGTTCCGGGTTGGCGCGTCGACGGTAATTCGATCGTCCGTGAATTCTCATTCAAGGGCTACGCCCGCACGGTAGCCTTCGTCAACGCCGTTGTTTGGATTGCACTGACGGAAGACCATCATCCGGAGATTGCCTTCGGATACAAATTTTGCACCATTCGCTACACGACGCACGCCATCGGCGGGCTGTCGGAGAATGACTTTATTTGTGCGGCGAAGATCAATGCCCTTTGGCAAGCCGGGACTTGATCAGAGCCGGAAAAAGGGGGTTGGGATGACCTGCAAACCATGGATGGTGTACGCGGCTGTGGCGCTTTTGGCTGCGGGGCCGGCGTTTTCGATCAGCCTGACGCATGAGCCTGTGCCCTTTGCGGTGCGCGGCCAGCCGCTCACGCTGCGCGCGAAGGTGGAGGGTGGCCGCGAGCCGCATACCGTGACCCTTTATTATCAGTTGTTCAAGGATGCCGCGCCATTCCGCGTGGCGATGAAAAGTTCAGGGCTTGGCTATTTCGTCGGCGCGATCGAGGCGAATCTTCTCACCGGCGTTGAATCCGTCTCCTATTACATCGAGGCCCAGGACGCCGATGGGCAGGTCGCCGAGACGGAGTGGTACACGGTCAAGATTCGCGAACCGCGGCCGTCGGATCGGACCGCATCGATCGTCCCGCCACCAGCGCCCGCGCCGGCCGGTCCGGCCCCAGAGATTCCAGTTTCCGAAGCGGACAAAAGCCCGAGCTGGCGCACGCCCGCGCTGATCGCGGGTGGCGCGGCCGTCGTCCTTGGCGGGGCATACCTGATTTCCCGCAGTGGAGATGATGGCGACGGCGGCGGCGACCCGTCCACCAACGCGCCCGGATCCTATGCGGGTACGGTCGTGTTGTGCTCCACGCCGCCGTCCGCCCCGACAACCTGTCAGACGGATCCGTATTCGTTGCTGATTGATTCCCGAAATGTCGTGTTCAGCGACACCATTCGGCCCGGCCAGTCGCTCACCAGCCCCTTGGTCAATAATCGGTTCACGTTCACCGCCAACGTTCCGGGCGGCTCCATCGTATACAACGGCACGTGGGCCAACGGCACGATCGTTGGTCAAATCAGCGGCAGCGCAACCTCGGCCGCAGGAACGGTCGTTTACTCCGGGACCTTCAGCGCCAACAAGCTCTGACGCTCGGACGGTCTAGCCGGCGTACTTCTTGGGGTCGATTCCGTATTTGTGGACCTTGTAGCCGAAAATCCGCTGGGTCGTCTGCAACAGCCGCGCGGCTGCGGCCATGTTGCCGCGCGTTGATTTCAGCGCGTCGACAATCAGATCCCTCTCGAAAGTCTCCACGCGTTCCTTGAGGCTGCCCGTTACTGGCGAGCCGGTGGCCTCCGCGGTCTGCAGCGTCGGCGGCAGGTGATAGGGGTGGATCACGTCGCCCTCGGCCACCAGGACGGCGCGCTCGATGCAGTTCTCCAGCTCGCGGACGTTTCCCGGCCAGTGGTAGCTCATCAACATGTCGATCACTGCGCTGGAGAGGCGTCGGACATTCTTGCCCTGCTCGTTCGCATACCGCTGCAGGAAATGGTCGGCGAGTAGCACGATGTCCGCCTTGCGCTTGCGGAGCGGCGGCACATAGATCGGGAAGACGTTCAGGCGGTAATACAGGTCCTCGCGGAATTTGCCCTGCGCCACCATCTCCTCGAGATTCCGGTTTGTCGCGGCAATCAATCGAACATTTACCTTGATCGTCTTGGTGTCGCCGACCCGCTCAAATTCGCGCTCCTGCAGCACGCGCAGCAGCTTGATCTGAATCGACATCGGAATATCGCCAACCTCATCTAGGAACAGCGTCCCGCCATGGGCGAGTTCGAAGCGTCCCTTGCGGTCGCTAATCGCACCGGTAAACGCTCCCTTCACGTGCCCGAAGAGCTCGCTCTCGATGATGCTCTCCGGAAGCGCGGCGCAGTGGGCTTTGACGAAAGGTTTGTCGGCCCGCTCGCT
This Kiritimatiellia bacterium DNA region includes the following protein-coding sequences:
- a CDS encoding 4a-hydroxytetrahydrobiopterin dehydratase gives rise to the protein MDGDLSSRRCAPCEGGVSPLTPSQIEELLARVPGWRVDGNSIVREFSFKGYARTVAFVNAVVWIALTEDHHPEIAFGYKFCTIRYTTHAIGGLSENDFICAAKINALWQAGT
- the nifA gene encoding nif-specific transcriptional activator NifA, which codes for MTPLEKPASLSDIGSERELHLLYHISCLLDASLDLREIVSPVLEALAEYMDMNYGTLTLLNRKTGDIMIEAAHGLSPQQARRGRYKLGEGVTGQVILTGEPAIIPRKSESPLLLDKTRRGKSADTSFICVPIKVGQEVVGALSVDCPYKPEEELKDSARLLSIIASLIAQAVKLRRAAQEERDRLMEENERLRQELKERFRPSNIIGNSHEMQRVYDQIAQVCKSNATVLILGETGTGKELVAQAIHYNSERADKPFVKAHCAALPESIIESELFGHVKGAFTGAISDRKGRFELAHGGTLFLDEVGDIPMSIQIKLLRVLQEREFERVGDTKTIKVNVRLIAATNRNLEEMVAQGKFREDLYYRLNVFPIYVPPLRKRKADIVLLADHFLQRYANEQGKNVRRLSSAVIDMLMSYHWPGNVRELENCIERAVLVAEGDVIHPYHLPPTLQTAEATGSPVTGSLKERVETFERDLIVDALKSTRGNMAAAARLLQTTQRIFGYKVHKYGIDPKKYAG